A window of the Arachis duranensis cultivar V14167 chromosome 5, aradu.V14167.gnm2.J7QH, whole genome shotgun sequence genome harbors these coding sequences:
- the LOC107490694 gene encoding pentatricopeptide repeat-containing protein At1g12620, which translates to MFSLFSSSPVKLTYALQMPKLFPYSVPHSTLRLCFPSTSSLHSHSHPQSLDEAVDSFTRMLSMRPPPSIIQFTKILGSLAKTNHFPTAISLFQRLQARGITPNLFTLSIVINCCCGMGRMALAFSVLAKIFRMGFQPDTVTLNTLIKGLCLGGKVEKALHLHERMLDQGFRFNEVTYGTLINGLCKTGHTAAAIQVLRKIPLYGIVPNVVMYSSIIDSLCKDTLVSEAIHLYLEMLAKGISPDVITYTTIVDGLCLVGQLKEAIDLLNHMMLKNIIPNVCTYSTLIDGLCKKGRIKDAENVFAIMIKKGVKPEVVIYNSLMDGYCLVNEVDKAKYVFSTMAQSRVSPDVWSYNIMINGLCKSKMVDDALNIFEDMCCKNLFPDLVTYNTLIDGLLKSRRIDDALELLQKMHDEGHHSADLVTFNTLIDGLCKNGRIKDAKEIFEHLSTKLYNLDTWTYNIMIGAFCKEGLLDEALSYLSKMKDNGCLPDVVTYGITISALLEKGGHSSSCFNPANA; encoded by the exons ATGTTTTCATTGTTCTCATCCTCACCAGTCAAATTAACGTATGCTCTTCAAATGCCAAAGCTCTTTCCTTATTCTGTTCCCCATTCCACTCTCCGTCTTTGCTTCCCTTCAACATCATCCCTACACTCTCACTCTCATCCCCAATCACTTGATGAAGCTGTTGATTCCTTCACTCGCATGCTCTCTATGCGTCCTCCTCCATCCATCATCCAATTCACCAAGATTTTGGGATCTCTTGCCAAGACCAACCATTTCCCCACCGCCATTTCCCTTTTTCAGCGATTGCAAGCCAGGGGAATCActcccaacttatttactttgAGCATAGTAATTAATTGTTGTTGCGGCATGGGTCGTATGGCGCTTGCTTTCTCTGTACTGGCCAAGATTTTTAGGATGGGTTTTCAGCCTGATACGGTAACATTGAATACACTCATTAAAGGTCTCTGTCTCGGTGGTAAGGTTGAAAAAGCACTGCACCTTCACGAGAGAATGCTGGATCAAGGGTTTCGGTTTAATGAAGTCACTTACGGGACCTTAATCAATGGACTCTGTAAGACCGGACACACAGCAGCTGCTATTCAAGTGTTGAGAAAGATCCCACTGTATGGGATTGTTCCTAATGTCGTAATGTACAGCTCAATTATTGATAGTCTGTGCAAGGATACACTTGTAAGTGAGGCTATTCATTTATACCTTGAAATGCTTGCTAAGGGAATTTCTCCCGACGTTATCACTTACACTACTATAGTTGATGGATTGTGCCTTGTGGGTCAACTAAAGGAAGCCATTGATTTACTAAATCATATGATGTTGAAAAACATTATTCCAAATGTTTGTACCTATAGTACTTTGATTGATGGACTATGTAAgaaaggaagaatcaaagatgcTGAGAATGTGTTTGCTATTATGATAAAAAAAGGTGTGAAACCAGAAGTGGTtatttataatagtttaatGGATGGATATTGTTTGGTTAATGAGGTAGATAAGGCAAAGTATGTATTCAGCACAATGGCTCAAAGTAGAGTGTCTCCTGATGTTTGGAGTTACAATATCATGATCAATGGGTTGTGCAAAAGTAAAATGGTTGATGACGCCTTGAATATCTTTGAAGACATGTGTTGCAAGAACCTGTTTCCTGATCTGGTAACTTACAATACCCTAATTGATGGCTTGCTAAAATCAAGGAGAATCGATGATGCTTTGGAGCTTCTTCAAAAGATGCACGATGAAGGTCATCATTCGGCTGATCTAGTCACTTTCAACACTCTTATAGATGGCctatgcaaaaatggaagaattAAGGATGCAAAAGAGATTTTTGAACATCTTTCCACTAAACTCTATAATCTAGACACTTGGACATATAATATTATGATTGGTGCATTTTGCAAAGAGGGCCTCCTTGATGAAGCATTGTCATACTTGTCAAAAATGAAAGACAATGGTTGCTTGCCAGATGTTGTGACTTATGGAATAACCATCAGTGCTTTACTTGAAAAAG GTGGCCATAGCTCTAGTTGCTTTAATCCTGCAAATGCCTGA